The nucleotide window gtagtttgtgtgtgtgtgtgcgtgcgcatccTTGCATTTcaattatgtgtgtgtacgtgcgcctGCATGTGTGATTGACATGGGTCTCAGGTCTGATTTGCAGCGTGTATTTGGCTAATCTTATTCTAAGCACAACGTAAGTTTGCGAACGGCTGGTCGTGTGTACGAACACGTATGACTGAGTTTGCTGTACAGTACTGATTGGGAAGATTGATATTGATTGTGGTTTTGTTTGGCTTGTGTTTGGTTCTGTCAACATAGTTGGTCGGCCCTTATTTCTCTTGCACTGTAACGTGGGAATGGTAAAGCGACCCAAATCCACCATTCCCCTCGAAACCATTCCTCGCAGCAGCATCCATCTTTTAGCATTCACTAAACACTACCTGGATGTAGTCTTTCCCGGCCACTGTAACGTAGAAACACGACGTCCGTAtgccctcgtgtgtgtgtgtgtgtgtcatgtacaCTGCTCGGTGTTGTCCCCTTGTTTACGTCTCCCACGGAGGGAAAGAGCGTTGGCTTTTGCTCTGCGCTCCCTCGCCggttctcgttctctctttcactaGTCGGCCTTAAAATCTCGTGTTCGTCTCAGGAGGCAAACGCAGAAGACTCTTGTCAGAGGGCGGAGCCAGATGTGTCTGCCATCGGCCCACTCTGTTACGGTGTTTttttcatttatatatatatattttcttttcttttttctgtcaACTAGTCCACTCTCACCCCGCATATGTACAGACACCACGTGTAGCACGGATAAGTCCACTCTGCTGCCTTTTGTGACAAGTTGTATGAGTATCCTGTCAAATAAACTGCATTAAGGTTTGCTCAAGAGGGTTTTCTTCTTTAGACAGGCACTTGGTCATTGAAGCGGTACGTTCTATTGTAAATGTAGCACTAAACATGGTCATACTCTCTTTCTGGTGAAGTCATTATTTGCTGTGGAAcacgaggctgtgtgtgtgtttcctccggGGCCTTAAGATCTCAAGCCTTCTAGATGTTTCTAAACGCTCAACTCACGACTGTTCACGCGCACACTCACTCCACTCTCTAActgaatttttttgggggggttggtGGGGTGGTCATTTTCTCAACCTtcttttttgaaaggttgacTCATTAATCTTAGTGCTGTACCGTCCCCATCTctccgtcctcctctctccctggcaTGGCTTCCGGAAGGCTCTCACCTGCACTGAATGCACATTTGGTGTTTTGTTTTCCAGGACACGTTTTAACACCATTTAGATTTTGTTTCCTTTAAGGTGTATGTGTCTTTAAGGGTGTCAATGTTGGTTAACGTATGATAGGATAGACTCACACTTGTTcaaggtaaaaaagaaaagaaaaaaaaagagttcaGTTTCGAGAACTTTGAACTGAAATTCCTGATAGCAGTCACATTCCAGTTTGGGtcgtgtagtgtgtgtttatatttgtAGAGATTTGTAATTATGACGATTGTGTTCATGGTATCCGTTTGTTGATTTATACTGTGAGTAGGACAGGTGCAGGATGGTCACATTGAAAGCAGTTTACTGTCACCCCCccgcccacctcccccccacaccacctcaCACAACACCTCACACAACACCTCAcgcaacacacaccaccatcaagGATGTTCAGGGTTCTTGGCCATACTTTGCTACAGAACAATCAGGAGctcagttgtttgttttttgaatgATCATCTTATCCCAAGTTCCAGTTCTCTTTGATCACAAACTGTGGGTTTACGCTATGAGGAGGAGCCATTAACCAAAAGAGGTCTGTGTAGTTTCCCTCGCTGAAACCTCCAATTGAGTTGAATAATCTGTTCATCTGGAATTAAGTAGGTAACTCAAACAGTCTCCCTTGAAGAATTTATACCTTGTCGTTATTCTGTCCATGTCAGCTTATAGATTTTTAGGTCAGATACATTTTGgttcgttttttgttttgtttttagaaGCCAACAAAGATGTTTTGTAACTATACTTTGGCGATGCCTCATACAGACACCATACCATGTACGTTTGTAGCTTTGTTTCCCTCGTTTTCATCATGTCATATCTGTTCGTAAAAGAATCTGTCCACAATGTTGTATATCTCTAATAATTGTATTTTTAAACTGAACCCTTGTTGATATTACAATACTGACTTTAGCCTCCCTGTGGCTCATGTCAGCTTACGGGGAGGAATTAAATAAAAGCTTAATAAAGATATTATGACCTGTCatgtttcgtttttttctttcaatttgTTATCACATTCAAGAATAAAAAAGACTTGGAGGCTTTTCTCACCAAGGTGTTTTTATTCAAGCTTGGACGCCCAGATAACACTGCAGCATGTCACAGTAAGTAACAGCAAACCATAGAAGTGCTTTTATTATGAATCCCTTAAGCATAGTATCAGTAGTTAAACACATAGGCCATTCTCATAATGCACACGTCAGGTCATACTGTAGGTTGGCCCTGTCTCTGGTCAGAGGGGCATGTTGGACTGATAGAGAAGCACTTCTCAAGAATGGGCTCAATCGAAGATGCGCTGTGACTCCTACTGTTTTCAGCTCCTGGCTCTCATCATTAATCACAGTTGTATTTTTAGTATTGTAATTTGTGAGGAAAACACATACAGTTGCCATAGTGAAGGAACTTTCAACACCAGCCCACCCAGGCAAGTTAGATTGAGCCCAATCGGCCAGTGACTGCATGCGATTGGTGGATAGGGTGAGTGACGTGACTTAGGTCAAATCAGATTCCCATCTGAGTGACAGCTTCCATTAAGTCACTGTGTGAAGGGCGGGATACAAGTGTTCTGTCAGTGTGAGTGCTTAGTCGAATGCGTAGTGTACTTTCAAAGAAGTGCTTCTTCCATCAGCAGTTTGACCTCATGACCTCTGAGCAGAAAAGACAGAGACGAATCAGTGTCACCATCACACCGTTCATTGGCTGTAACACAAGATTAATAACGCATTAAAATACTCTCGAATGAATGCTACAATGGGCCTATAGCTGTTCACAAACAGCAAGATGTGttaaaaagagagtgagatcgagaagtgtgtgtgtgtttgtgaaaaggggggggggggtgttggggagaCTGTTGACTGGATCGGGCAGCTCAGTGGGGTTGGAAGGTCTTGCCAAGGTCCTCCATCACACTCATGAACTTCTGCTCCTCCATGGGGGAGCAGTGGGTCCAGGCCAGGGGCAGGTGGGCAGACACCATCTTccggtctgacacacacacacacatatgcacacacacacacacacacacacacacatgcattcaaaaCAGATCAACTGTCAAATGTATAAAACAGTGGGCTGTATCTGTGCACAAACACAGTTCCTGACATTCATCCGTTTACCGTTTATCTAGACAAAGGTGTGGTGTTTGTTTTTGCAGTTTCCGTGGTGCTTCTCTATGGGGAAGGTCACTGAGGTCACAcattgtgtgtgtccgtgcgggtgtgtgtgtgtgggtgcgcgcgcgcgcgctcgCGCTCGCGTCCGCTGTACTCTCTGGTAGTATCTGGTACCGAGAGCTGTGCACTCCAGCTGTGGTAGAGTGAGGCCAGCGCACGCCTCTCTACAGCCCCTTGATTCACTACACCGACAAACCCTGCACAGAGCCAGCTCTCTTCCCTCTCAtaccctcacacaaacacttccaaacacacacatacccacacacaaacacccatccAACCTGACTTGAACACCCTCCCGCCCTCAATCGTATCTatttcccctcatctctctctttgtctgtttttACTCCGGCCACCATTAGTTCTTTGCGCTGAGAGGTCCACTGTGCTGATGAGACTGTTCGTCTTAAAGAGCCCTCGTTTCTCTCCTGGAGCTCTGATGGAGAACTCGTTGtgaggatagaaagagagaggttggagaaagagagcgaaacATCGCACTCCACTTAAACTCCCAACATCCAAGGCTTCAGACAATCAAACAACGAACGTGTCACTGTCCATTCAATCCTGGAAATACCAACTGAAGGGTGTACAGGGACCCGGGCCTACCCTGGAAGAAGCGCCCACTGGGCCCTGCAGCAGCCGCCTCAGAGATGGCCAGCCACACCACGGTGTCGGCCCCTTGCTCCGGGGCCCTCAAACTGTCCTTCATGGACCGATGGAAGTCAGGCATGGCGTTGGCCACCGCTAGAACCACAcacagggaaagggagagagagagagagagagagagagagagagagagagagagagagagagagagagagagagagagagagagagacagagagacagagagagagagagagagagagagagtaaaaaggGAGAGAAATAATAAATTAATACACAGGTTATGTGTGCTTTGGAAAATAATAAACAGATGATATCCAGTTTGGCAACTCTCTTCTAATCTTCAGATCATAATAGTAATGATCATTGTTGATCATTACAGTTTACTGTAataataacatttatttttatataattaCAGTTACAACATTTGTAGTAACATTACTTATAGTAAGAGCAATTATAGTAAGAGGACTTATAGTAACAGTATTTATAGTAATAGTAATGGTGTAATTACAGTAACAGTAATGATAGCAATAATAATGGAGTACCCATTTGTAAAGTACCTGGGGTGTCCACCCAACCAGGGTGCATCACAGAGAAGTGAATGTTGGTATGCGCTTTGGCCCACTGCTCTGTCATCACCACCTGCTGcctctataacacacacacaaacatgcagacacatgcacagacacgcaAACATTTTGGTACTGTTTCAAACTTAAtatccacacacaaaccaacaagcTACGCCAGGCCATGTGATCGTGTACACCTAGCAGTATATCCCCCTCTACTCGTCAGCAATCAAAACCAATGGGTGCCTTTCAACTCTGTGAGTGACCACCAGTGCCCCGAATCAGAAAGCTGCGATCACACCTTGTTCTGGGCGTACACCATGGTGCCGTCGTAGTGGCCCCTCTCCGACTGCAGGTTGCCTGACCTCAGCTTCTGAACGAGCATGCCCCCGGAGGACACTGTAAcctgaggaagggagggagggagggagggagggagggagggagggagggagggaaggaaggaaggaaggaaggaaggaaggaaggaaggaaggaaggaaggaaggaaggaaggaaggaaggaaggaaggaaggaaggaaggaaggagggagggagggagggaggtttagGAAATTGAAAGAGGAACTTGGTGTTTTGGTGGAGCACAGGATGCATGAAATAATGATTAAGAGTGAAAGGTTGTTTGGTTGTTGTTCTAGTTCAGTCAGTTGGAGCTGACTGATCATTAATATTAAAGAGATATCTTTGTttgcgtgactgtgtgtgtttctgtgtgtgaggaACAGAGATTGTGTGCATCTGTGAGAGAATTtaaagaggacgagagagaaatagagagaaagtaagcgaggagacagagacagagatatttCCAACATACGGCAACACATCTTAAAAAGTAAGCTAGGTTGGACTTTCTTACTCACCACTCTGGGTTCAGCACTCTTCTCCAGTAAGGGAATCAGAGCCTTAGTCAGTATGTACACTCCTAAAAATGTAGAAGAGAGTTGGGAAACAGGGAAATCAATACGATTGATTTTAAACGCAATATTTAATCTTTCTCTCTGGTTTCCACTCACCAAGAACATTACTGGCAAAGCTCTTTTCCAGTCCCTCGGCATTGACCTCCCTCTGGGTCATTATACAACCAGCATTATTAATCTGTACGGATCAATCGCACACAAAATTGGAGATCAACCTCACACGACGAAAACACATGAAGTCCTACAGAAAGCCCACATGAAGTTAGGTGAGAGAGAAGAGCACGtttgggtgaggagggggagagggggactagAGCTTCCATCACTCACCAGGACATTGAGGGCTTTGTACTTTTTCTTAAAGGCCTCAGCAAACTCCCACACCTTCCTGGTCTCAGAAAGGTCCAGAATGTGAACGTAAACTTCCTGAGAAGACAAAACTCATCGTTCGGTTCGGATGCAGTCTGGTTTGCCGGATTACAGTGTGGCATTGGGCCCCTTTAAACTCACCTTGTTTCCTGTCTCCTTAACGATGTCGGCCCTAGCCTCCTCTGCCTTGTCTTTGTTCCTGCACACCATGTGGAGTGTACCACCTGTGAAGACGTGGGGGGAGTTATACAGGTCACAGAAGTCTATCCACAGTGCAAGTGTTCCTGTATAGCTATATTGGCTTTCACTCTTTAAGGGAATGGATCCATGATGAAATCTGCTGTTAGCATGACTGGGATACCAATGCTCAAAATCATGCACAACTGATTCGAAATCCCACCTcatcccctcagccccccccccctcctccctggtgttttctgtttgtctggAAGCATCATAGGCGTGGCATACCTCTCTTGGCAATGGCCATGGCAGTGGCTCTCCCTATGCCACTGTTAGTTCCTGTGATCATGAAGGATCTACCCGCCAGGGCCACATCGATGTCTTTCTCCACGAAGCGCTTGGCTGCCGTCAGGAAAGCGCTTctgcaacacatacacacattggtCTTAGATgtgtatgcgagtgtgtgtgtcaatcaCCAAGCACTAGCTGCAGAGCTTATGTAAGGCCAACGTGTGTTTGAGGTTCACATGATGGCCACGCTGTCCCATCAGGACAGCGTCTCACACTTACAGCCAGTTTCCCTGACGTGGATTCACCCTAGTCCTAGACTAGAAACCTTGGTAGAATTCTCCTCTTGCTTCAGGACTAggtttaatccatgtctgggaaactgggccctAGTGTTCAGCAGTAAGATAGAAGGGACGGGCCACCTTGCGTGATCTCTGAACCAATGACAGACAGACGGCGTGTGGCGGAGGGAGACACAGCCGAGCAGCTCTTGTGTATGGGTCTTTGAGCACCTCAATGATTGGCATTGTTCGACGGCTCTCACCATTGACAGCAAGGGGGGTACAAGAGAGAAAGGCGGCGCCGCACTGAACGATTATTTTGGGCTAAATGCGGCCTCTGTTCCATCGTGTCACCCAGAGAGCCATTAGCGAGGGCCGGGGTCAGGccgggtagagagagggagagagagagggagagagagagacggcttTCTGGGTGAAAAGATGACGTTGAACAAAGGAACGAGGAAGAGAATGACAAAAGCACCTCTTTAGAAGGGTAAGCTTTGTTGTTCAGGACAGTGAGAGCGTCTCAGACGATCACAAACATTTTTTCTCATTCACAATTGATGGGATTGGGGACTGGTGCACAATATCTAGTCCAAGGCAAATAGTTCAACCAAACCCGACTGAAATAATGTCAATTCTTTTGAAAGGGTATTCTGTGTAGATTAGATCCATGTCGATTTGAGCAACTAAGTGGATCATTACTAGATATGCTCTTCGAAGTGTGATGTCTCAAACTTCCAGTTAGGTGGCTTAAGAATTTCAGATGGAGGTTTCCAAGTCAACAACCTTGTGACCTGTGCAAGGCATATCAATCTGAGAAAGATCTCGCTGTTGTGTTTTACGGCTCTCTATGGCCGCTAGTCATTCCACTAATGGAGTAAACCTTATGTGACAAAAGTGGGATGTTCATCATGCATTGCATAGATTAACCTTGAAGGCCTTGCTGTCACCAAGAACCTCCTATAGAGATCAATCTTAAATAAATTTCCTACTGTCATACATATTTCAAACATTACATGAACAGTCAAAAGCAGGATAGTCATCATGCAACCCTCTACCAAGCATTTTATTAAGTGGTCTAACTCTGATACATCCAAAACTATTGCTAAATAAACACGAACAAACATACGATGACCATGAAAATCCTGGACAAGGATAGAAACACAACTCAAATGTCACACTTCTGCTTAAATCTATGATTCTCCAATGAGAATTGTTTTTACCCATCCTAAAGAAATATTCCTTGTTTTCTTTGAGGGTTTACATTGACTTTAAATTGGCATATGTTAAGGCTTTTGTGACATTGCATGAAATAAGGCCTATAAAAATATGGTACAAATTCTTACATATGACTTGTGTATGATATGTTATGTGTATGCACATGCActtacatgcaaacacaaacacacatacacacacaatgtagGATTTTGGGGAAACAAAAGGATGTAATAAGGGAAGCAAAATACTGTTGGATCCAATTAGTTGGCACATAGAAACAAGGCATAAAATACAGCTGACAAAACTATTTCAAATGACAATTTATTTAATAGTTGTTAGCCCAACAAGTTGTCTCTAGGATCTACACAGAAGAACTAACATAGCTCAACAGTGGAAAATAATTGCCAAGTATTTCTTACCTTGTAAATTCAGTCAGGCCTTTCAGAAACCAGGCAGAGTTTCGGTAAAGAGACATTGTTAGCTCTGGAATCCTCTCGGCCGTTACTGTGAGTTCTGCTCCCATTTTAACATGGACCAAGACCACGTGTGTTGAATTTACATTGTACCGGGTGACACCTTGGGTCACCAAGCGGCAACAAATGAGGGGACTGTTGTGGTTCATTCAAGTTCAGCGatgtgcatttgtttgtttgttgagtGTAATGTCGTGCCCAGTTACA belongs to Hypomesus transpacificus isolate Combined female chromosome 15, fHypTra1, whole genome shotgun sequence and includes:
- the dhrs12la gene encoding DHRS-12_like_SDR_c-like domain-containing protein, producing MGAELTVTAERIPELTMSLYRNSAWFLKGLTEFTRSAFLTAAKRFVEKDIDVALAGRSFMITGTNSGIGRATAMAIAKRGGTLHMVCRNKDKAEEARADIVKETGNKEVYVHILDLSETRKVWEFAEAFKKKYKALNVLINNAGCIMTQREVNAEGLEKSFASNVLGVYILTKALIPLLEKSAEPRVVTVSSGGMLVQKLRSGNLQSERGHYDGTMVYAQNKRQQVVMTEQWAKAHTNIHFSVMHPGWVDTPAVANAMPDFHRSMKDSLRAPEQGADTVVWLAISEAAAAGPSGRFFQDRKMVSAHLPLAWTHCSPMEEQKFMSVMEDLGKTFQPH